From the genome of Planctomycetota bacterium:
CCGGAGGAGGCGGCCGAGCTGCACATGCTCGCATATCAGAAGTATTTCCCGCCGGGGGAGGAGTGAGAAACCGGGAGTTGGGAGCCGAAGAGAGGCACGCCGCGAGCGGCATCGCTGAACGGAGGACGGGGTCAGTTGGGTTCGGTCGTGATGGGGGGTTCCTTTTCTTCGCCGGTCAGGGTGGATTTGACCTTTTCGTAGGTTTGCTCGGCATCGTCGAGGGCCTGGGTCATGCCAGCCTTGGCTTCGTCCCATGCTTGGCCGGTCGTATCTTTGAGCTTGGCGAGCTTCTCGGCGGCGGCGGCCTTCTGAATCTCCAGTTGCTCGCGCATCTTCCGCCATGACGACTTGGCGCTGTCGGACAATTCGCTCGTCTTGTCGGACGCCTTGTCCTTGAGCGCATCAATCTTGTCGCTCAGCTCGGCGAGCTTGACCTTCGCGGCGGCGATGAACTCGTCCTTTTTCTGATCGGCGTACTTGGCGGTCGTCGTCACGGCTTCGCCGACTTCCTTCTTGACGTCGTCGGCGGTGACCTTCGGTTCGGTCGGCTCCGCAGCGGGCGACTCCGCGGCAGGTTTGGGTTCCGCAGCGGGGGCCTGCGGTGCGGGCGGTGCGGGGGCGGGTGGCTTGTTGCATCCGACGAGCATCAACGCGATGAGGCAACTGAGGGCAAGGAGCGCTTTCATGGTGAACCTCCGATGGAAAGTTCAGGGATGGCCATCCCTGAACATTCGGCTTTTGATTGATCATAGAAGTATTCGACGCATACATACGCCGGCGGGATGATCGCGATTGCCGAAAGTGGGACATCTTCGCGGATTTGTTCGATTTCCGGCAATCGAGCGGCGGGGCGATATGATATGGGCATGGGAACGGATGCCCCCGCCAATGCCTGTGCGCTGCTGGATGAACTGGGCGCGACGTATGAGCGCGACACGCCGCTGGGGCCGCTGACATGGTACGGCGTCGGCGGGGTCGCCCGGACGCTGGCCCACCCGGCGAACACCGAACAACTGGCTGCCCTCGTCGAACGCTGCGCCGCAGCTTCGATCCCGGTGCATGTGCTGGGCAAGGGGGCGAACCTGCTCGTGCCCGAAGGCGTCGTCGAGGGCATCGTCATCGTGCTCGACGCCCCGCCCTTCCGCACGTTCGCCATCGACGCGACGCGCATCATCGCCGGCGGCGGGGCGGACCTGGAACGCATCATCACCGCCAGCGTCCGCGCGGGCCTCGCCGGTCTCGAAGGACTGGCGGGCATCCCGGCGAGCGTCGGCGGAGCGGTCCGCATGAACGCCGGGGGCGCGTACGGCGAAATCGGCCCGTATGTCGAATCCGTCACGGCCATCGAACCCGACGGCCGCATCGTCACGCTCGACCGCGCGCAGCTTCAATTCACCTACCGGCACTCGAATATCGGTGAGCGATTCATCGCGGCGGCGACGTTCGCGCTGAGCCCGACCGATGATCAACCCGCCCTGCGCGAGAAGCTCAAAAGCGTCATGGCGTACAAAAAGAACTCGCAGCCGATGGCGGCCTCGTCGGCGGGCTGCGCGTTCAAAAACCCGAAGAAAGTCAGCCCCAAAGGCGCCGGTCAACTCATCGACGAAGCTGGGCTCAAGGGCCTGCGCGTCGGCGGGGCGGAGGTGTCGAACGTACACGCCAACTTCATCGTGCTGCATCCGGGCGGGGCGGCTTCGGATGTGCTGTCGGTGATGGACGAGGTTCAGAAGCGCGTGGCGGCGCATCACGGGATCGCATTGGAGCGGGAGGTGGTGGTCTGGCCGACGAATGAGGGGGCGGCGTAGCGGGGTGTGCGGTTCGGGGTATCGATCATGAGAGGGTCACGACGGTGAACGACACATTGACGGTGCTGGTGCTGGGCGGCGGACCGGACCGGGAGCGGGACGTCTCGCTGGTCAGCGCGGCGGCGGTGGCGGCGGCGCTGCGCAGCGGCGGGTATCAGGTGATCGAATCCGACATCGGGCCGGGCAATGAATCGGCGCTGGACGGGAAGTTCGACGTGGTGTTCCCGGTATTGCACGGCAAATGGGGCGAAGGGGGCGCGCTTCAGCGGATCATGGAGATGCGGAAACTCAAATTCGTCGGCTGCGGATCGCGCGCGGCTTCGACGGCGATGGACAAATACGCATCGAAACAGGTGGCGGAAAAGTCAGGCGTGCCCACCGCCCCGTATCAACTGTTGGGCCCGAGCACGCCGATCGCCCTCGACGCCCCGATGGTCATCAAGGCCCTGACCGAAGGCAGCAGTTTCGGCATGGCGATCTGCCCGACGCTCGAGGAAGCGGTCGCGGCGCGGAAGGAGATGGTCAGCCATTTTGCCTTTCAGATGGCTGAAAAGTACATCGCTGGTCGCGAGCTGACCGTCGGCATTGTCGACGACAAGGTCCTGCCGCCGATCCAGATCGTGCCCAAGGCCAAGTTCTACGACTATC
Proteins encoded in this window:
- the murB gene encoding UDP-N-acetylmuramate dehydrogenase, coding for MIAIAESGTSSRICSISGNRAAGRYDMGMGTDAPANACALLDELGATYERDTPLGPLTWYGVGGVARTLAHPANTEQLAALVERCAAASIPVHVLGKGANLLVPEGVVEGIVIVLDAPPFRTFAIDATRIIAGGGADLERIITASVRAGLAGLEGLAGIPASVGGAVRMNAGGAYGEIGPYVESVTAIEPDGRIVTLDRAQLQFTYRHSNIGERFIAAATFALSPTDDQPALREKLKSVMAYKKNSQPMAASSAGCAFKNPKKVSPKGAGQLIDEAGLKGLRVGGAEVSNVHANFIVLHPGGAASDVLSVMDEVQKRVAAHHGIALEREVVVWPTNEGAA
- a CDS encoding D-alanine--D-alanine ligase, whose product is MDHERVTTVNDTLTVLVLGGGPDRERDVSLVSAAAVAAALRSGGYQVIESDIGPGNESALDGKFDVVFPVLHGKWGEGGALQRIMEMRKLKFVGCGSRAASTAMDKYASKQVAEKSGVPTAPYQLLGPSTPIALDAPMVIKALTEGSSFGMAICPTLEEAVAARKEMVSHFAFQMAEKYIAGRELTVGIVDDKVLPPIQIVPKAKFYDYHAKYKANDTDYLFDIDLPPEVIESIKGYAMTMHRAIGCRHLSRVDFMVDADARPWFLEINTMPGFTDHSLVPMAARRSGMEMGALCDRLVRLAREG